In Carya illinoinensis cultivar Pawnee chromosome 6, C.illinoinensisPawnee_v1, whole genome shotgun sequence, a single genomic region encodes these proteins:
- the LOC122314341 gene encoding B3 domain-containing protein At4g01580-like: MEVKSRARRAGVVFDKDRQRPSSSRSRSCDRARPHFFKIILPHSMDDMKLGLPSKFVREFGDELSTVAVLTVPNGCSWKVGLEKAENKIWFHDGWEDFVHQHSIQKGYFLVFKYEGDSNFHVIIFDLTATEIMYPSNGDGKMTQNPKLENQVEIIEADSSEESGQRNLDKNEMSTELHDHELFTKQEEDREMGNFSDISSRRRMIRSRVKEKAKQAATMFKPTNPHFISILRQYNFTNAFVSLPRRFATKYLSGKRAIELEDCEGKQWHCVCRRTNGTNAPSRIGKGWNAFCKTHNLKIGDACVFELIKKNGVVLKVSILPVA, from the exons ATGGAAGTTAAATCGAGGGCTCGCCGGGCTGGAGTTGTCTTTGACAAGGATCGTCAGCGGCCGTCAAGTTCTCGGTCGAGGTCATGTGATAGAGCCCGGCCACACTTCTTCAAGATAATACTCCCCCATTCCATGGATGACATGAAACTG GGGCTCCCATCAAAATTTGTTAGGGAATTTGGTGATGAACTGTCCACTGTTGCAGTACTCACTGTTCCCAATGGTTGCAGTTGGAAAGTGGGATTGGAGAAAGCTGAAAACAAGATTTGGTTTCATGATGGCTGGGAGGATTTTGTACATCAGCATTCTATCCAGAAAGGCTACTTTTTAGTCTTCAAATACGAAGGGGATTCAAACTTCCATGTTATTATCTTTGATCTGACTGCTACGGAGATCATGTATCCCTCTAATGGAGATGGAAAAATGACCCAAAATCCAAAATTGGAAAACCAGGTTGAAATCATTGAAGCAGATAGTTCAGAAGAATCAGGGCAGCGCAATTTGGACAAAAATGAAATGTCTACTGAATTACATGATCATGAGTTGTTcacaaaacaagaagaagacagagaaatgGGAAATTTTTCTGATATATcttcaagaagaagaatgatAAGGTCCAGAgtaaaagaaaaggcaaagcaAGCAGCCACAATGTTCAAGCCTACAAATCCTCATTTCATCTCGATCCTTCGGCAATATAATTTCACCAACGCTTTTGTG TCATTGCCGAGGAGATTTGCTACGAAGTATCTAAGCGGGAAAAGAGCTATCGAACTTGAGGATTGTGAAGGAAAGCAATGGCATTGCGTGTGCCGTCGCACCAATGGTACAAACGCGCCCTCAAGAATCGGGAAGGGATGGAATGCATTTTGTAAAAcccataatttaaaaataggAGATGCTTGTGTCTTTGAGCTGATCAAGAAGAATGGCGTTGTGCTGAAAGTTTCAATACTTCCAGTTGCCTGA